Sequence from the Patescibacteria group bacterium genome:
TATGTTAATCAAGGCTTTTTTTGATTGGTCCAGCTCCTTAACTTTAATTTGCAATTCATTGGTTTTTTTATTGACTATTTTTTCCAAGCTTAAATTCAGCTCTTCTAACTTATCGGCCAATTCTTCGGCTCTTTCCTCTTTTTCAACTTCTTTATTGGTTGACCTGATTAATAAATAGCCGATCATTATATAAAGCAAGAACACGGTAATATTAACCAGCCTTGCCCGCATGTCTTGAGTTAAAAATATTTGGGCCAATAAAATCAAGCCGATTAAAGCCACGAGCAATTCGGTAAGGATAACTTTAATTTCAAACAGCTTTCTTTTGATAATGGCGTAAGTGGCTAGGCCCAGCCAGACAATTGAAAAATAAACCGGGGCGTCAAGATAGGAAAAAAATTTTTCCGGGAAAAAAAGCGGTAAAATTCCGTAAAAAAGAAAAGCGCCGAAAAAATAAACCGAAATACCGGTTATAAAATATTTCATTTGCAGCCTTTTAGCGCCGATGCTTTTACGGTAAAAGCTGATTAAATAATAAAAAGGGATAATCAGCATCGGTAAAATTAAAACTCTGGCCAGCTGATTTAGCGGACCGGCCGTGGCCAGGCCGATAAACGGATATTGGTTGGAAACTTCATAAATTATATAAGGCGTGGCTAAAGAAATAATGGATATGGCCGCTGATAAGCCATACCAAAAAATAAATTTTAATTTAAAAAACTTGGTTTTCCCCGTGAAATAATAAATAAAAATCACGTAAGAGCTGGCGGCTAAAGCGGTAAGCCAAGTCGCCTTAGTCCAGAACAGTTTGTTATCGAAAAAGAACACTCCAGCCCAAGCGAAAGCCGAAATCGCCGAAAAAAAAGCCACCCAGCCCAAATAAAAAGCTTCTTTGCTTTTGCCTTTTGACCAAATCAAAAAAGCAAAAATGCATTGCAAAAAAGCCGCGAGAAATAAGGCAATCGGCCTAAGCTGGGCTAAATCCATAAAAATTATTAATTATTTTTTGACTTATTTTCCAAATCTTTTATTTTATTTTTTAACTCAATCATTTTTAATTCCCTGCCTACCGTCTGTTTTTGAAATCTCTCCAGTTCGGCGACTTTACCGTCTAGCTCCCGGTTAGCCGCGGTTAATTCCCGGCCACGCTTAGTAAGATTCTTACTTTGCTCGTCTAGCTGCTGCATTTTTTCTTCAAATGATTTTTCGCGCTTAAACAGCATTTTAGCGCCATGGCCGGAGAATGACCCGACTATCACGTAAAAAATCGCGATAGTTATAGTTTTAGTTAAAGCGATGGGCAAGCTTTGAAATTCTATGGTTGGCAGGCCGTAACGGGGAATATGGCTGATAATTCCGTAATACTCGGCGATAATTAATAAATTAATTGAAGCGCCGGCGGCAATGGCGGTTATGATTGAGCCTTTAGAGCCGAAAATCAATGAAGCTGAAACCACGGGCAGAAAAAAGAAAACCGTGGAGATGCTTTCAACTCCGCCGGCCGAATGCATAATGATGGTAAAAAAAACCAATTCAACGATAATCTGCGTATAGCTGATTAAAGCCAGCAATTTTTCGGAAAAAACTTTTTCCACTTTTTTTTGCGCGAAATGCAAAGCAATATTTATGGCGGAAAAAGCCACGAACAATAAAACCATGGCGGCGAAAGAAAACTCAACGTTAGAATGGCTGATGGTTTTAGTTAAAATGCCGATTAAAAGGATGCCAACCATGTAAACCCAGCGAATTTTAATAATCCACGCGTTAGTGACAATCCTTCTTTCTAAATTTACATCAAAATTTTTCGGCATAAATTACAGCGATAAAAAACGCTTAAAAAATCGCGAAGAGCTTAAGCCAATCCCCGACCGCTAGCTCCTGCGCCCTGATTTTCGGATTAAAGCCGGCCTTAGTTATTTTATCCTCGGCTTCAGCCTGATTAATCATCAGGCCGGCCGCCAAATTATTCTTTAGCATTTTTCTTTTGGCGCTAAAGCCGAACTTCACCAGCCGAAAAAATTCTTTTTCCTTTACTTCCGGCTTTTCGCTCTTAGCTTCTAGTTTTATTATTGCGCTATCAACTTCCGGCGCCGGCCAAAAACACTCCCTGGAGACTAACTTAATTATTTCCGGCTTGGCATAAAATTGCGCTGACACGGCCAAGAGGCTCATTTTCCCCGGCTTAGCCGTTATCCGTTCGGCCACTTCTTCCTGTAGCATCAGCACCATAAGCTCGGGCTTTATTTCAGTTTCCGATAAAAATTTTCTTAAAAAAAATGAAGTGA
This genomic interval carries:
- the rsmA gene encoding 16S rRNA (adenine(1518)-N(6)/adenine(1519)-N(6))-dimethyltransferase RsmA — protein: MDLLQQTKELCRLYDIKPARSKGQNFLIEEEIYDQITAAAGLTSNDTVLEVGPGLGFLTAKLAKKAGRVIAVELDDKLAEVLRIGLAAKGIKNVEVVNGDILKSSLPSFAKEGYKIVANLPYNITSFFLRKFLSETEIKPELMVLMLQEEVAERITAKPGKMSLLAVSAQFYAKPEIIKLVSRECFWPAPEVDSAIIKLEAKSEKPEVKEKEFFRLVKFGFSAKRKMLKNNLAAGLMINQAEAEDKITKAGFNPKIRAQELAVGDWLKLFAIF